A genomic stretch from Prochlorococcus marinus str. MIT 9312 includes:
- the sat gene encoding sulfate adenylyltransferase codes for MELQQKTTRYPNGLIPPYGGELKNLIIKDNNLKNNLISKVTYEFECSERNACDVELLMVGAFSPLEGFMDENNYKSVIQNNRDTTGLLFGLPIVFDSNNEEVKAGETILLTYKKQNIAVLEVSSIWEPDKSLEAELCYGTNSLDHPAVKMIFNERGRFYIGGRVYGFELPIREFPCKTPEEVRATLPSNYDVVAFQCRNPIHRAHYELFTNALLSDNVSPNSVVLVHPTCGPTQQDDIPGKVRYLTYKELEEEISDERIRWAFLPYSMHMAGPREALQHMIIRRNYGCTHFIIGRDMAGCKSSSTGEDFYGPYDAQNFANKCSKELMMQTVPSKNLVYTKEKGYITAEEAKESNYQIMKLSGTEFRKKLRNGEPIPEWFAFKSVVDVLRRS; via the coding sequence ATGGAATTACAACAAAAAACAACAAGATACCCTAATGGACTAATACCCCCTTATGGAGGGGAACTAAAAAATTTAATTATCAAAGATAATAACCTCAAAAATAATCTTATCTCTAAAGTTACCTATGAGTTTGAATGTAGCGAGAGAAATGCATGCGATGTAGAACTGTTGATGGTTGGTGCTTTTTCTCCATTGGAAGGTTTTATGGATGAAAATAACTACAAATCTGTAATTCAAAATAACAGAGATACAACAGGTTTGCTTTTTGGCTTACCGATTGTATTTGATTCAAATAATGAAGAAGTAAAAGCTGGCGAAACAATATTGCTTACCTATAAAAAACAAAACATAGCTGTTTTAGAAGTTAGTTCTATATGGGAGCCTGATAAATCCTTAGAAGCTGAACTGTGTTATGGCACTAATTCTTTAGATCATCCTGCTGTTAAAATGATTTTTAATGAGAGAGGAAGATTTTATATAGGAGGGAGAGTTTATGGTTTCGAACTGCCAATTAGAGAGTTTCCATGTAAAACCCCTGAAGAAGTTAGAGCTACACTGCCATCAAATTATGATGTAGTTGCATTTCAATGCAGAAATCCAATTCATAGAGCACATTATGAATTATTTACTAATGCCCTACTTTCAGATAATGTATCTCCAAATTCAGTTGTTTTAGTACATCCAACTTGTGGGCCGACACAGCAAGATGATATTCCTGGTAAAGTTCGATATTTGACATATAAAGAATTAGAAGAAGAAATATCTGATGAAAGAATAAGATGGGCATTTTTGCCTTATTCGATGCATATGGCAGGGCCAAGAGAAGCTCTTCAACATATGATTATTAGAAGGAATTATGGCTGCACACATTTTATTATTGGAAGAGATATGGCTGGTTGTAAATCATCATCTACTGGCGAAGATTTTTATGGTCCCTATGACGCTCAAAATTTTGCGAATAAATGTTCAAAAGAATTGATGATGCAAACTGTTCCTTCAAAAAATCTAGTCTATACCAAAGAAAAAGGATATATTACAGCTGAAGAAGCTAAAGAATCTAATTATCAAATTATGAAACTTAGCGGTACAGAATTTAGAAAAAAATTAAGGAATGGTGAACCTATTCCAGAATGGTTTGCATTCAAAAGTGTAGTAGATGTTCTAAGAAGGTCTTAA
- a CDS encoding photosystem II manganese-stabilizing polypeptide, with translation MRIRSFLAFVISICITFAFVPVETFAFSERGNAQFTDVVNTGKANDCPTLDSSLVGSISIGNGDTLKGICMHPTEVYVKVPGTKRKAAEFVSTKIISPRNNTTVTEVYGDIDKGTFTEKGGIDFQLITVLTPGGLEVPFAFSAKELTADLPSSIEPGTEFSGSTFTPNYRTGDFLDPKARAKNTGVEYAQGLVALGGDDEELAKENIKVDVNGTGIITLSINNVDSDTDEFTGTFEAIQPSDTDMGSKDPLDVKIIGELYGRKA, from the coding sequence ATGAGAATTCGTTCTTTCTTAGCTTTTGTTATTTCAATTTGCATAACTTTTGCTTTCGTACCTGTGGAAACATTTGCTTTTTCTGAAAGAGGAAATGCACAATTCACAGATGTTGTTAACACTGGGAAAGCTAATGATTGTCCTACATTAGACTCATCTCTTGTCGGATCAATATCCATAGGGAATGGAGATACCCTTAAAGGAATATGCATGCATCCAACTGAAGTTTATGTCAAAGTGCCAGGGACGAAAAGAAAAGCTGCAGAATTTGTTTCTACAAAAATTATTAGTCCCAGAAATAACACAACAGTGACCGAAGTTTATGGAGATATAGATAAAGGCACTTTCACCGAAAAAGGTGGAATTGACTTTCAACTTATTACTGTCTTAACTCCTGGAGGCTTAGAAGTACCATTTGCATTCTCAGCAAAAGAGCTTACAGCTGATTTACCTTCATCTATTGAGCCAGGCACTGAGTTTAGTGGTTCAACATTTACACCTAACTACAGAACTGGTGATTTTTTAGATCCTAAAGCAAGAGCTAAAAATACTGGTGTTGAATATGCACAAGGTTTAGTTGCATTAGGAGGAGATGATGAAGAACTTGCCAAAGAAAATATTAAAGTTGATGTAAACGGCACTGGAATTATTACTCTTTCAATCAATAATGTGGATTCTGATACAGACGAATTTACTGGTACTTTTGAAGCTATCCAACCTTCAGATACAGATATGGGGTCAAAAGATCCACTTGATGTAAAAATAATCGGAGAACTTTACGGAAGAAAAGCTTAA
- the coaBC gene encoding bifunctional phosphopantothenoylcysteine decarboxylase/phosphopantothenate--cysteine ligase CoaBC produces the protein MKTKSTDSKIKVLLLITGSIAAVRIPLLVSQLAKENYEIRCVLSKNAEKLIKPLSLSILSRNPCILENDQWLNSQSTPLHIELTKWADILIIAPLTATTLSKWVTGNAEGLIPSILIANIKPIVVAPAMNTQMWLNKAVQENYENLQNYENVLSLHPSEGLLACDAIGIGKIPPNDLIQLALEFITSHNQNIYRKDLLNKEILITGGCTSEKIDAARNITNKSSGAMGLLLSQVARFRGAQVKYIHGPLKIDKDLTDGIKRYEIETSVDLIRSLQNEISNCDYFFMNAAVSDFKITSDTSAKIPKHKINDHLNKNFELVPDILKTISESKKDNQVFVGFCAFTGSIGEARTIIKKKIIQKGCDYLFANPIDLEGQGFGFLAQNEGWLFDTKNMEHHIHKTSKIDLANKLITQIISVKN, from the coding sequence ATGAAAACTAAAAGTACAGACTCCAAAATAAAGGTTCTTTTATTAATAACGGGGAGTATTGCAGCTGTAAGAATTCCATTATTAGTTAGCCAATTAGCAAAAGAAAATTATGAAATAAGGTGCGTTTTATCTAAAAATGCAGAAAAATTAATAAAACCGCTTTCTCTTTCTATCTTAAGTAGAAACCCTTGCATTTTAGAAAATGATCAATGGTTAAATAGTCAATCAACACCTCTTCATATAGAACTAACCAAATGGGCTGATATTTTAATCATTGCCCCTTTAACAGCTACAACATTATCAAAATGGGTAACTGGAAATGCAGAAGGATTGATTCCAAGCATATTAATTGCAAATATTAAGCCAATTGTTGTTGCACCAGCAATGAATACACAAATGTGGCTAAATAAAGCTGTCCAAGAAAATTATGAGAATTTACAGAATTACGAAAATGTTTTGTCTTTGCATCCAAGTGAAGGTCTCTTAGCATGCGATGCTATTGGCATAGGTAAGATACCTCCAAATGATCTAATTCAATTAGCTCTTGAATTTATAACTTCACATAATCAAAATATTTATCGCAAAGATTTACTAAACAAAGAAATTTTAATAACTGGAGGTTGTACCTCAGAAAAAATTGACGCAGCAAGAAATATTACTAACAAAAGTTCTGGAGCTATGGGCTTACTTCTTTCTCAAGTAGCAAGGTTCAGAGGAGCACAAGTAAAATATATCCATGGGCCTCTGAAAATTGATAAAGATCTTACTGATGGAATAAAAAGATATGAAATCGAGACAAGTGTTGATTTAATTAGGTCACTTCAAAATGAAATTTCAAATTGTGATTATTTTTTCATGAATGCAGCAGTATCTGATTTCAAGATAACCTCTGATACTTCTGCTAAAATTCCCAAACATAAAATTAATGATCATTTGAATAAAAATTTTGAGCTAGTGCCAGATATTTTAAAAACAATAAGTGAATCAAAAAAAGATAACCAAGTTTTTGTAGGCTTTTGCGCTTTTACAGGATCTATTGGAGAAGCAAGAACAATAATTAAAAAAAAGATTATTCAAAAAGGTTGCGATTATCTATTCGCAAATCCAATTGATCTTGAAGGGCAAGGATTTGGCTTTTTGGCGCAAAATGAAGGTTGGCTATTCGATACAAAAAATATGGAACATCATATACATAAAACATCAAAAATTGATTTAGCAAATAAATTAATCACTCAAATTATTTCAGTAAAAAATTAA
- a CDS encoding protein IsiD: protein MEFVSKTKISEELVNSFDEKMTLELATRLEEDNYKTPFDGLKDWHLLRALAINRPELTTDYIHLLDQEPFDEN, encoded by the coding sequence ATGGAATTTGTTTCTAAAACTAAAATAAGTGAGGAACTAGTAAATTCTTTTGATGAAAAAATGACCCTTGAGCTTGCAACAAGGCTAGAAGAAGATAACTATAAGACACCATTTGATGGTTTAAAAGACTGGCACTTACTGAGGGCCCTTGCAATCAATAGACCTGAATTAACAACTGATTATATCCATCTACTCGATCAGGAACCTTTCGATGAAAACTAA
- a CDS encoding DUF565 domain-containing protein, which translates to MVFRPQKTNFQLKIVENIQTLSIWANNPWRRYSISLIILLIGYFLGSSLGMVSAVVELMDPVAAFLSVVFIEILIVLRRNFRFERKKKFLVLLLDSLRLGLFYGFFTESLKLL; encoded by the coding sequence ATGGTTTTTAGACCTCAGAAGACAAATTTTCAACTAAAGATTGTAGAAAATATTCAAACTCTAAGTATTTGGGCTAATAATCCATGGCGAAGATATTCAATATCTTTAATTATTCTTTTAATTGGTTATTTTTTAGGAAGTTCTCTTGGCATGGTAAGTGCAGTAGTGGAACTAATGGATCCTGTGGCTGCTTTCTTATCGGTTGTTTTTATTGAAATTTTGATAGTTCTTAGAAGAAATTTTAGATTTGAAAGGAAAAAGAAATTTTTAGTACTTTTATTAGATTCTTTAAGATTGGGATTATTTTATGGCTTCTTTACTGAAAGTCTTAAGTTACTATAG
- a CDS encoding aspartate carbamoyltransferase catalytic subunit — translation MQTIWPHKHIHTLANFSIQDYKSVFELAHRFDVLKNAGTKKIPALQGTLVTSLFFEASTRTKNSFELAAKRLSADVQTFAPSSSSLTKGETIIDTALTYSAMGADTLVIRHSSSYITFEIAKKLDAINAKTSVLNAGDGLHSHPSQGLLDIYTLIKFFSKKSLSPDVLNSKKILIIGDVNHSRVARSNLWALSAFGADIILCGPKTLIPDEFINFLKTPAPKQKEDPVKSRGSITISRSLEESIKIADAIIVLRLQKERMMENLLSSIDSYSLDYGLTPEKLSLNSKEIPILHPGPINRGIEITSKVVDEYPNCLINNQVANGIPIRMALLYLLQKYNK, via the coding sequence ATGCAAACAATTTGGCCTCATAAACATATCCACACACTCGCTAATTTTTCAATTCAAGATTACAAATCAGTATTTGAATTGGCTCATAGATTTGATGTACTAAAGAATGCAGGAACGAAAAAAATACCGGCTTTACAGGGGACTTTGGTAACGTCTTTGTTTTTTGAAGCTAGTACAAGAACAAAAAATAGCTTTGAACTTGCAGCAAAAAGGCTCTCTGCCGATGTACAAACGTTTGCACCATCCTCTAGTTCTTTAACTAAAGGCGAAACAATAATTGATACTGCCTTAACTTATTCTGCTATGGGAGCGGATACATTAGTTATTAGACATTCATCGAGTTACATAACTTTTGAGATAGCTAAAAAACTTGATGCAATAAATGCGAAGACTTCGGTTCTTAATGCGGGAGATGGATTACATAGTCATCCTAGCCAAGGGTTGCTTGACATTTATACATTAATAAAATTCTTTTCCAAAAAGTCACTGAGTCCAGATGTTTTAAATTCCAAAAAAATTTTAATAATTGGAGATGTTAATCATTCAAGGGTTGCAAGATCAAATCTTTGGGCTTTGAGTGCATTCGGCGCAGACATCATCTTATGTGGTCCTAAAACATTAATACCTGATGAATTTATAAATTTTTTAAAAACCCCTGCTCCAAAGCAAAAAGAAGATCCGGTTAAATCAAGAGGCTCCATAACAATTTCTAGATCATTAGAAGAATCAATTAAAATTGCAGATGCAATTATTGTTTTAAGACTCCAGAAAGAGCGAATGATGGAGAATTTACTAAGCAGCATTGATTCATATAGTTTGGATTATGGCTTAACTCCAGAAAAATTATCTTTAAATAGTAAAGAAATTCCAATTCTTCATCCTGGACCTATTAATAGAGGTATTGAAATCACAAGTAAAGTAGTAGATGAATATCCTAATTGCTTAATCAATAATCAAGTTGCAAATGGTATCCCAATAAGAATGGCTTTACTTTATCTATTACAGAAATACAACAAATAA
- a CDS encoding DNA-3-methyladenine glycosylase — MKEHLFPKNFFYRHSKLVAPDLIGCHLIKQTNEKDKIKGIIVETEAYSQEEEACHGYRKITESNKSLFGKPGTFYIYKSYGIHHCLNIVTDKESFASGVLIRAVFIPKQNERLASGPGLVTKTFGIDISFNSLEVLNNNSLWISQRDSILGEKDLIQTSRIGISKAKNIKWRWYLKNSRSVSKRIKGDRTPKFK; from the coding sequence ATAAAAGAACACTTATTTCCAAAAAATTTTTTTTATAGGCACTCTAAACTTGTAGCCCCTGATTTAATAGGTTGTCACCTCATAAAACAAACTAATGAGAAAGATAAAATCAAGGGGATTATCGTTGAAACTGAAGCTTATTCACAGGAAGAAGAAGCATGTCATGGCTATCGCAAAATAACTGAATCAAATAAATCATTATTTGGCAAACCTGGGACATTTTATATTTACAAATCTTATGGCATTCATCATTGCTTAAACATAGTTACTGATAAAGAATCTTTTGCGAGTGGTGTATTAATCAGGGCGGTATTTATCCCTAAACAGAATGAAAGATTAGCTTCGGGACCTGGTCTAGTTACTAAGACATTCGGTATCGACATATCATTTAACTCGCTTGAAGTTCTTAATAACAATTCTTTATGGATTTCTCAAAGAGACTCAATTCTAGGCGAAAAAGATCTTATTCAAACTTCGAGAATTGGCATATCCAAGGCAAAAAATATAAAATGGCGTTGGTATCTCAAAAATAGTAGAAGTGTAAGTAAAAGAATAAAAGGTGACAGAACACCAAAATTCAAATAA
- the gatC gene encoding Asp-tRNA(Asn)/Glu-tRNA(Gln) amidotransferase subunit GatC → MIKVTKEEVKKVAHLARLELNKDEINNHAEQLEKILEYIKHLEKIDTDDVPCTTRAIEVINVFRKDDKKNSDCTEEILELGPSREDKYFKVPKIMNE, encoded by the coding sequence ATGATAAAAGTAACTAAAGAAGAGGTAAAAAAAGTTGCCCATTTAGCAAGATTGGAACTGAACAAGGATGAAATTAATAATCACGCAGAACAATTAGAAAAAATATTGGAATATATTAAACATCTTGAAAAAATTGATACTGATGATGTGCCCTGTACAACAAGAGCTATAGAAGTTATTAATGTATTTAGAAAAGACGATAAGAAAAATTCTGATTGCACTGAAGAGATTTTAGAGTTAGGCCCATCTAGAGAAGATAAATACTTTAAAGTACCAAAAATTATGAATGAATGA
- a CDS encoding fatty acid desaturase, producing MHIEGTVIHDACHKAAHPVPWINQAMGHGSAILLGFSFPVFTRVHLQHHIHVNHPKNDPDHIVSTFGPIWLIAPRFFYHEVFFFQRKLWRKYELLQWGIERSIFISIILAGIKFDFMNLIYNLWFGPALMVGVTLGIFFDYLPHRPFRSRNKWINSRVYPSKFMNLLIMGQNYHLIHHLWPSIPWFEYKVAYEKTKPLLDTKGSPQRVGIFESKEDIFNFIYDLFIGIRSHSKKRGKIRKIINLYPGYKIKKVLLKIVNKTFIGSK from the coding sequence TTGCATATTGAAGGTACTGTAATTCATGATGCATGTCATAAAGCGGCCCATCCGGTACCTTGGATAAATCAAGCAATGGGTCATGGCTCAGCAATTCTTTTAGGATTTAGTTTTCCAGTTTTTACAAGAGTACATTTACAACATCATATTCACGTAAATCATCCCAAAAATGACCCAGATCATATTGTCAGTACTTTTGGTCCAATTTGGCTAATTGCTCCGAGATTTTTTTATCATGAAGTTTTTTTCTTTCAAAGGAAACTTTGGCGAAAATATGAATTACTCCAATGGGGAATTGAAAGGTCAATCTTCATATCCATAATCTTGGCAGGTATAAAGTTTGACTTCATGAATCTAATCTATAATCTATGGTTCGGACCTGCATTAATGGTGGGAGTTACTTTAGGAATATTTTTTGATTATCTCCCCCATAGACCTTTTCGATCAAGAAACAAGTGGATAAATTCTCGAGTTTATCCAAGCAAATTTATGAATTTATTAATAATGGGCCAAAATTACCATCTTATTCACCATCTTTGGCCTTCCATTCCTTGGTTTGAATACAAAGTAGCATATGAAAAAACTAAGCCATTATTGGATACGAAAGGCTCACCTCAAAGAGTTGGAATTTTTGAAAGTAAAGAAGACATTTTTAACTTTATTTATGATTTATTTATAGGTATAAGGAGTCATAGCAAAAAGAGAGGTAAAATAAGGAAAATTATAAATTTGTATCCAGGCTATAAAATAAAAAAAGTTTTATTAAAGATAGTTAATAAAACTTTTATAGGCAGCAAATAA
- a CDS encoding Ycf66 family protein gives MNSLIVYLGSFYIVVGTIFLFVPLIYLELGREKDLIKSFLNLLIGLIMIIKNKTLDESFFLICLLFTVLVVLYLVELYRYRWNQLTDKEKDKLTTFLEFKNNLSKILEAINLGVKNFTKLLNFSNFDKNDQNLSPKKWVRNDKNDNIKV, from the coding sequence ATGAATAGTTTGATAGTTTATTTAGGATCTTTTTATATTGTTGTTGGCACTATATTTTTATTCGTACCGTTAATTTATCTTGAACTAGGAAGAGAAAAAGACTTAATAAAATCTTTTTTGAATTTATTAATAGGTTTAATAATGATAATTAAAAATAAGACCCTAGATGAATCATTTTTTTTAATTTGTCTTTTATTTACTGTATTAGTTGTTTTATATCTAGTAGAACTTTACAGATATAGATGGAACCAATTGACAGATAAAGAAAAAGATAAGCTAACTACCTTTTTGGAATTCAAAAATAATCTTTCAAAAATATTAGAGGCTATTAATCTTGGAGTTAAGAATTTTACAAAACTTTTAAATTTTTCTAATTTTGATAAAAATGATCAAAACTTGAGTCCAAAAAAGTGGGTAAGAAATGATAAAAATGATAATATAAAAGTCTGA